One genomic segment of Occultella kanbiaonis includes these proteins:
- a CDS encoding ABC transporter permease, whose protein sequence is MTTTTEPAADHFDPDTRRVPPLGGFNSTMLGIELRRTLRNRRTIIFTLVFPIALFLAFGSQTDWDTSVGRGNVAAYVMVSMAFYGAALTAASAGAMVAVERAQGWSRQLRLTPLSPTAYILTKALLAVTLGALAILVVNLAGVAQGKPSMDLGTWIASAFLTLICTLVFAALGVFVGYLVPSENAMQILGPGLALFAFLGNVFIPITQGTLMWHIASFTPMFGVAEIARSVLTGDLPWYAVVNAVVWLAIFVAGAAWRMSRDTARV, encoded by the coding sequence ATGACCACCACGACCGAACCAGCGGCCGACCACTTCGACCCCGACACCCGTCGCGTGCCGCCGCTGGGCGGCTTCAACTCGACCATGCTCGGCATCGAGCTGCGCCGGACCCTGCGGAACCGGCGCACCATCATCTTCACGCTCGTGTTCCCGATCGCCCTGTTCCTCGCGTTCGGCAGCCAGACCGACTGGGACACATCGGTGGGCCGCGGGAACGTGGCCGCCTACGTGATGGTGTCGATGGCCTTCTACGGCGCCGCGCTCACGGCCGCCTCGGCCGGCGCCATGGTCGCCGTGGAACGGGCGCAGGGCTGGTCGCGGCAGCTGCGGCTCACGCCGCTGAGCCCGACGGCGTACATCCTCACCAAGGCGCTGCTCGCCGTGACCCTCGGCGCGCTCGCGATCCTGGTCGTCAACCTCGCGGGCGTGGCCCAGGGCAAGCCGTCGATGGACCTCGGCACCTGGATCGCGAGCGCGTTCCTGACCCTCATCTGCACGCTCGTGTTCGCGGCGCTCGGCGTCTTCGTCGGCTACCTGGTGCCGAGCGAGAACGCGATGCAGATCCTCGGGCCCGGGCTGGCGCTGTTCGCGTTCCTCGGCAACGTGTTCATCCCGATCACGCAGGGCACCCTGATGTGGCACATCGCGTCGTTCACGCCGATGTTCGGCGTGGCGGAGATCGCCCGGTCGGTCCTGACCGGCGACCTGCCCTGGTACGCCGTGGTGAACGCCGTGGTCTGGCTCGCGATCTTCGTGGCGGGCGCCGCGTGGCGGATGAGCCGCGACACGGCGCGGGTCTGA
- a CDS encoding ABC transporter ATP-binding protein, with protein sequence MTSTTLLKTRRAAVSLAGVTKNFGSVPAVRGIDLEIHPGEVVAFLGPNGAGKTTTIDMILGLSQPTSGEVRVLGLTPRHAIARGLVSAVMQTGGLLKDLTVAETVAYTASLFADTRPVAEVLDTAGITAIADRKVAKCSGGEQQRLRFAMALLSNPALLLLDEPTTGMDVEGRRAFWSSIRRDAETGRTVLFATHYLEEADQYADRIVLVSQGRIVADGSGPQIKALASGRTIRARVHDADTASIASIAGVDSVNLTGDQLTVHAGDSDAVARYLLNQTDATDLEIVTKGIEEAFLRLTGSNNDTDGNLR encoded by the coding sequence ATGACCTCGACAACACTCCTGAAGACCCGGCGGGCCGCCGTCAGCCTCGCCGGGGTGACCAAGAACTTCGGCTCGGTCCCCGCCGTGCGCGGCATCGACCTGGAGATCCACCCCGGCGAGGTGGTCGCCTTCCTCGGCCCGAACGGGGCGGGCAAGACCACCACCATCGACATGATCCTCGGGCTGAGCCAGCCCACCTCGGGCGAGGTCCGGGTGCTCGGCCTGACGCCCCGTCACGCCATCGCGCGTGGTCTGGTCTCCGCCGTCATGCAGACCGGCGGCCTCCTCAAGGACCTGACGGTCGCCGAGACCGTCGCCTACACCGCCAGCCTGTTCGCGGACACCCGGCCCGTCGCCGAGGTCCTCGACACCGCCGGAATCACGGCCATCGCGGACCGCAAGGTCGCCAAGTGCTCGGGCGGGGAGCAGCAACGGCTGCGGTTCGCGATGGCGCTGCTGTCCAACCCGGCCCTGCTGCTGCTCGACGAGCCGACCACCGGCATGGACGTCGAGGGCCGCCGCGCGTTCTGGAGCTCGATCCGCCGCGACGCCGAGACCGGACGCACCGTGCTGTTCGCCACCCACTACCTCGAGGAGGCGGATCAGTACGCCGACCGGATCGTGCTGGTCAGCCAGGGGCGCATCGTGGCGGACGGCAGCGGCCCGCAGATCAAGGCGCTCGCCTCGGGGCGCACCATCCGCGCCCGCGTCCACGACGCCGACACGGCGTCGATCGCGTCGATCGCCGGCGTCGACTCCGTCAACCTGACCGGCGACCAGCTGACCGTCCACGCCGGCGACAGTGACGCCGTCGCCCGCTACCTGCTCAACCAGACCGACGCGACGGACCTGGAGATCGTCACGAAGGGCATCGAAGAGGCGTTCCTGCGCCTGACCGGCAGCAACAACGACACCGACGGGAACCTGCGATGA
- a CDS encoding PPOX class F420-dependent oxidoreductase, with protein sequence MAPIPEDLTDLIENPNVGHLATVRPDGTPQVEPMWFLHEDGVLKFTHTTKRAKYRNLQANPGMALSVPDPADPYRFISVRGRLTEVVPDPAGAFYQVLGARYGDADTPAPPDSADRVILVMSIEKVIRK encoded by the coding sequence ATGGCACCGATCCCCGAAGACCTGACCGACCTCATCGAGAACCCGAACGTGGGCCACCTGGCCACCGTGCGCCCGGACGGGACCCCGCAGGTGGAGCCGATGTGGTTCCTCCATGAGGACGGCGTCCTCAAGTTCACGCACACGACCAAGCGCGCGAAGTACCGCAACCTGCAGGCGAACCCGGGCATGGCCCTCTCGGTCCCCGACCCGGCCGACCCGTACCGGTTCATCTCCGTGCGCGGCCGGCTCACCGAGGTCGTCCCGGACCCGGCCGGTGCGTTCTACCAGGTCCTCGGCGCCCGCTACGGGGACGCGGACACCCCGGCCCCGCCGGACTCCGCGGACCGCGTGATCCTCGTGATGTCGATCGAGAAGGTCATCCGCAAGTAG
- a CDS encoding DUF899 family protein, which produces MTSCDLDHAGPDEADGQAMSSGRAASLYPMSAGGQPRAVAPAQEITEDLMTTTPEHTATGPGKPARPPVVDLTTWQAARDDLLVREKAHTHTGDAIAAARRRLPMVEIDGTVEVVGPDGPVPFLDLFEGRDELMLYQHMWHDGAPHQGQCEGCTIAAWHLRDGVYLNSRGVSMAIVTTGVWEEVAPYVAFMGYTQPWYSVHGLDAPIGGEMGNLAFFLRDGDRVHLTYSTTGRGTEVYGPFHLLDMTPYGRGEAWEDNPDGWPQGQHACWYWRTDADGNSTWGDTSRPVPQWTRPGAGPVDTLGRHGHHH; this is translated from the coding sequence GTGACCTCCTGTGACCTTGACCACGCCGGTCCGGACGAGGCCGACGGGCAGGCGATGAGTTCCGGCCGGGCCGCGAGTCTGTACCCGATGAGCGCCGGAGGGCAGCCGCGCGCCGTCGCCCCGGCACAAGAGATCACGGAGGACCTCATGACCACCACGCCAGAGCACACCGCCACCGGACCCGGAAAGCCGGCCCGCCCGCCCGTCGTCGACCTGACCACCTGGCAGGCGGCGCGGGACGACCTCCTGGTCCGCGAGAAGGCACACACCCATACCGGGGACGCCATCGCCGCGGCCCGTCGCCGGCTGCCCATGGTGGAGATCGACGGGACCGTCGAGGTCGTCGGGCCGGACGGTCCGGTCCCGTTCCTGGACCTCTTCGAGGGCCGCGACGAGCTCATGCTCTATCAGCACATGTGGCACGACGGCGCCCCGCACCAGGGGCAGTGCGAGGGCTGCACCATTGCCGCATGGCACCTGAGGGACGGCGTCTATCTCAACTCCCGGGGCGTCTCGATGGCCATCGTGACCACGGGCGTCTGGGAGGAGGTGGCCCCCTACGTCGCATTCATGGGCTACACCCAGCCGTGGTACTCGGTGCACGGCCTGGACGCCCCGATCGGCGGCGAGATGGGCAACCTCGCGTTCTTCCTGCGCGACGGCGACCGCGTCCACCTCACCTACTCGACGACCGGCCGAGGCACCGAGGTGTACGGCCCGTTCCACCTGCTCGACATGACCCCCTACGGCCGTGGCGAGGCGTGGGAGGACAACCCGGACGGCTGGCCGCAGGGGCAGCACGCCTGCTGGTACTGGCGCACGGACGCCGACGGGAACTCCACATGGGGCGACACCAGCCGCCCGGTTCCGCAGTGGACCCGTCCCGGCGCCGGCCCCGTGGACACTCTCGGCCGGCACGGACACCACCACTGA
- a CDS encoding TetR/AcrR family transcriptional regulator, translated as MLPIPPGGDRRAALKARHRRAIIDAAAALIDETGVATFTVDELAVRADVSRRTVFNHFASIDEIVTTVCSEVLGGVLDEFTATPTTATGDMFDEVVEVLRATDLVPPMAYLTRVIGMEDPVASPRQAVMLLSTFTDISERLSEELTRRHPRTELLDIHLMVSALFGGLVVLHRYWFEATGAAVDDESRRVWSELLERLIAATRNGHRSTDTPS; from the coding sequence GTGCTCCCCATCCCACCCGGCGGCGACCGCCGTGCCGCGCTCAAGGCGCGTCATCGGCGCGCGATCATCGACGCGGCCGCCGCGCTGATCGACGAGACCGGGGTCGCCACGTTCACCGTGGACGAGTTGGCGGTCCGCGCGGACGTCTCCCGCCGCACGGTCTTCAACCACTTCGCCTCGATCGACGAGATCGTCACCACCGTCTGCAGCGAGGTGCTCGGCGGGGTTCTGGACGAGTTCACCGCTACCCCGACCACCGCGACCGGCGACATGTTCGACGAGGTCGTCGAGGTACTGCGCGCCACCGACCTGGTGCCGCCGATGGCGTACCTGACCCGCGTGATCGGGATGGAGGATCCGGTCGCCTCCCCCCGCCAGGCCGTGATGCTGCTGAGCACGTTCACCGACATCAGCGAGCGGCTCTCGGAGGAACTCACCCGTCGCCATCCCCGGACCGAACTGCTCGACATCCACCTCATGGTGAGCGCGCTCTTCGGTGGCCTCGTGGTGCTGCACCGGTACTGGTTCGAAGCCACCGGGGCCGCCGTGGACGACGAGTCCCGGCGCGTCTGGTCAGAACTGCTCGAACGACTCATCGCCGCGACCCGCAACGGCCACCGCTCCACCGACACCCCCAGCTGA
- a CDS encoding MMPL family transporter — MAELLYRLGRFAARRARTVIAVWLAILVIAGGAFAVAGGTLATSISIPGTPTTTVTDRLADEFPEASGGTGTVVLQTEDGTPFTAEQRAQIEERLAEAGDVDGVTTVIDPFVTEEQRAAQQAEIEGGLAQLELAAAQGETPELAAQRAGLEMGAALLEMAAETRQVSSDGATALATIAFVDPQLSIPQETKDAVVEVFDETIDGVTVDLSSDITQGIPELFGVGEVLGLLVAAVVLIVMLGTLIGAGLPILTALIGVGIGALASLSLSGVVEMVSVTPVLGLMLGLAVGIDYSLFIINRHRRQLKHGEELHASIGLANGTSGNAVVFAGATVLIALLALNITGIPFLGLMGTVGAFCILVAVLIAITLTPALLRLVGTRILSRRERAALAAGTKDGTSTAVPAAPQPMSTARAIGRVVIGIAALVIIALPALDLRLNLPDGSTESADSTQYRAYTTIAEEFGEGRNGTLLVVADLPEGASEQDALLAQVEIGQALFAQEDVVAVAPIGTSEDFSVIAFQVIPAEGPTSESTETLVHTLRDASPIEGVYEIGVAGSASGNIDISEKLADALPIYLAVVVGLSLLILILVFRSIFVPVIATLGFILSYFAALGGVVAIYQWGWLAPVFGVDSPGPILNFLPTILVGILFGLAMDYMLFLGTGMREAYAHGAPARVAVVQGVRAGRTVVTAAAIIMISVFGGFVFSHSAMIRPIGFALAFGVLVDAFVVRMLIIPALMHLAGDKAWWLPRWLEKILPDVDVEGAKLERRHGHDAEVTDSSSEDEAPDGDADPAREGAPVSG; from the coding sequence ATGGCTGAACTCCTCTATCGCCTCGGCCGCTTCGCGGCGCGCCGGGCCCGCACCGTGATCGCCGTCTGGCTCGCCATCCTGGTGATCGCCGGTGGCGCGTTCGCGGTGGCGGGCGGCACCCTCGCGACCAGCATCTCCATCCCCGGCACGCCGACCACCACGGTCACCGACCGGCTCGCGGACGAGTTCCCCGAGGCCTCCGGCGGCACCGGCACGGTCGTGCTGCAGACCGAGGACGGAACCCCGTTCACGGCCGAGCAGCGCGCCCAGATCGAGGAGCGGCTCGCCGAGGCGGGCGACGTCGACGGCGTCACGACCGTGATCGACCCGTTCGTGACCGAGGAGCAGCGCGCCGCGCAGCAGGCCGAGATCGAGGGCGGCCTCGCCCAACTCGAGCTGGCCGCGGCGCAGGGCGAGACCCCCGAGCTCGCGGCCCAGCGGGCCGGCCTGGAGATGGGTGCGGCGCTGCTCGAGATGGCCGCCGAGACCCGTCAGGTCTCCTCCGACGGCGCGACCGCGCTCGCCACGATCGCGTTCGTGGATCCGCAGCTGTCGATCCCGCAGGAGACCAAGGACGCCGTGGTCGAGGTGTTCGACGAAACGATCGACGGCGTCACGGTCGACCTCTCCTCGGACATCACCCAGGGCATCCCGGAGCTGTTCGGCGTCGGCGAGGTGCTCGGCCTGCTGGTCGCCGCCGTCGTCCTGATCGTCATGCTCGGCACCCTCATCGGTGCCGGGCTGCCGATCCTCACCGCGCTGATCGGCGTGGGCATCGGCGCGCTCGCCTCGTTGTCCCTGTCCGGCGTGGTCGAGATGGTGTCCGTCACCCCGGTGCTCGGGCTCATGCTCGGGCTCGCGGTCGGGATCGACTACTCCCTGTTCATCATCAACCGGCACCGACGCCAGCTCAAGCACGGCGAGGAGTTGCACGCCTCGATCGGGCTCGCGAACGGCACCTCCGGCAACGCGGTCGTGTTCGCCGGCGCGACCGTGCTGATCGCGCTGCTCGCGCTGAACATCACCGGGATCCCGTTCCTCGGCCTGATGGGCACCGTCGGTGCGTTCTGCATCCTGGTCGCGGTGCTCATCGCGATCACGCTGACCCCGGCGCTGCTCCGCCTGGTCGGTACCCGGATCCTGTCCCGCAGGGAGCGGGCGGCGCTCGCTGCCGGCACCAAGGACGGCACCAGCACGGCCGTCCCGGCCGCACCGCAGCCGATGTCCACCGCCCGGGCGATCGGTCGCGTGGTGATCGGGATCGCGGCGCTGGTGATCATCGCGCTGCCCGCCCTCGATCTGCGCTTGAACCTGCCCGACGGTTCCACGGAGTCCGCCGACTCCACGCAGTACCGCGCCTACACGACCATCGCCGAGGAGTTCGGCGAGGGCCGCAACGGCACGCTACTCGTCGTCGCGGACCTGCCCGAGGGTGCGAGCGAGCAGGATGCGCTGCTCGCGCAGGTCGAGATCGGCCAGGCCCTGTTCGCCCAGGAGGACGTGGTCGCGGTCGCGCCGATCGGGACCTCGGAGGACTTCAGCGTCATCGCCTTCCAGGTGATCCCTGCCGAAGGGCCGACCAGTGAGTCCACCGAGACCCTCGTCCACACCCTGCGGGACGCCTCACCTATCGAGGGCGTCTACGAGATCGGGGTGGCCGGCTCCGCGAGCGGCAACATCGACATCTCGGAGAAGCTGGCCGACGCGCTGCCGATCTACCTGGCCGTGGTGGTCGGGCTCTCCCTGCTCATCCTGATCCTGGTGTTCCGGTCGATCTTCGTGCCGGTCATCGCCACCCTCGGGTTCATCCTGTCCTACTTCGCCGCGCTCGGCGGAGTGGTCGCGATCTACCAGTGGGGCTGGCTCGCCCCAGTCTTCGGGGTGGACAGTCCCGGCCCGATCCTGAACTTCCTGCCGACGATCCTGGTCGGCATCCTGTTCGGCCTGGCGATGGACTACATGCTGTTCCTCGGAACCGGAATGCGTGAGGCCTACGCCCACGGTGCCCCGGCGCGGGTCGCCGTGGTGCAGGGCGTGCGGGCGGGCCGGACCGTGGTCACCGCTGCCGCGATCATCATGATCTCGGTCTTCGGCGGGTTCGTGTTCTCGCACAGCGCGATGATCCGGCCGATCGGCTTCGCGTTGGCGTTCGGGGTGCTCGTCGACGCGTTCGTGGTGCGGATGCTGATCATCCCCGCCCTGATGCACCTGGCCGGCGACAAGGCCTGGTGGCTACCCCGCTGGCTGGAGAAGATCCTGCCGGACGTCGACGTCGAGGGTGCCAAGCTCGAGCGCCGTCACGGCCACGACGCCGAGGTAACCGACTCCTCGTCCGAGGACGAGGCGCCCGACGGCGACGCGGACCCCGCGCGTGAAGGCGCCCCGGTCTCCGGCTGA
- a CDS encoding metalloregulator ArsR/SmtB family transcription factor yields MKTERVAEIARRAALHAALADPARLQIVDVLALGDAAPSELAELLGVGSNLLAHHLKVLEREGLVVRTRSEGDGRRWYVRLVPEALAAVQVRPVREVARVLFVCTANSARSHLATAVWRRVSTVPTASAGTHPAGRIAPGAMAAARRHGLDLPAITPQHVEAVRALGDLVVTVCDRAHEELQIPVDVHWSVPDPIGRGTPAAFDDALADLERRANALAPHLARQPG; encoded by the coding sequence ATGAAGACTGAGCGAGTTGCCGAGATTGCGCGACGGGCGGCGCTGCACGCAGCGCTGGCGGATCCGGCGCGGCTGCAGATCGTGGACGTGCTGGCGCTCGGCGATGCGGCGCCGTCGGAGCTTGCCGAGCTGCTGGGCGTCGGGTCAAACCTGTTGGCCCATCACCTGAAGGTGCTCGAGCGGGAGGGCCTGGTGGTCCGGACCAGGTCGGAGGGGGACGGGCGCCGCTGGTACGTACGGCTGGTGCCCGAGGCCCTGGCCGCGGTGCAGGTGCGGCCGGTGCGGGAGGTGGCGCGGGTGCTGTTCGTGTGCACCGCGAACTCCGCCCGCTCACACCTGGCCACGGCGGTCTGGCGCCGGGTCAGCACGGTTCCCACGGCCTCCGCCGGCACCCACCCCGCCGGGCGGATCGCCCCGGGCGCGATGGCTGCGGCCCGGCGCCACGGCCTGGACCTGCCGGCCATCACCCCACAGCATGTCGAGGCCGTCCGGGCACTCGGCGATCTGGTGGTCACGGTCTGCGACCGAGCTCACGAGGAACTGCAGATTCCCGTCGACGTGCACTGGTCGGTGCCCGACCCGATCGGCCGTGGCACCCCGGCCGCGTTCGACGACGCCCTGGCCGACCTGGAGCGGCGGGCGAACGCCCTCGCGCCCCACCTGGCACGTCAACCGGGCTGA
- a CDS encoding arsenate reductase ArsC has translation MTERPSVLFVCVHNAGRSQMAAAWLSHLSGGAIEVRSAGSAPADRINPSVVAAMAEVGIDIAAEQPKVLTTEAVRASDVVVTMGCGDACPIFPGKRYEDWELEDPAGRSVAAVRPVRDEIRRRIEGLIASLQSARAQLEE, from the coding sequence ATGACCGAGCGTCCCAGTGTCCTGTTCGTCTGCGTCCACAACGCGGGCCGCTCCCAGATGGCGGCGGCCTGGCTGTCCCACCTGTCCGGCGGTGCGATAGAGGTCCGCTCGGCCGGGTCCGCGCCGGCCGACCGGATCAACCCCTCGGTGGTGGCCGCCATGGCCGAGGTCGGCATCGACATCGCTGCCGAGCAGCCCAAGGTCCTGACCACCGAGGCCGTCCGGGCCTCGGACGTGGTCGTCACGATGGGCTGCGGGGACGCCTGTCCGATCTTCCCGGGCAAGCGCTACGAGGACTGGGAGCTGGAGGACCCGGCAGGCAGGAGCGTGGCGGCCGTGCGCCCGGTGCGCGATGAGATCCGGCGTCGTATCGAAGGGCTGATCGCCAGCCTGCAGTCCGCCAGAGCCCAACTCGAGGAGTGA
- a CDS encoding arsenate reductase ArsC: MPDRGMPGLLSADHVLHGIAGDLTTRFEGTFTAETIERYVFESYAALARSAKVTAHLPAVTARFAADRLTALAQSEGLLPHEVPEVLFVCVQNAGRSQMAAALLDHHAAGRVHVRSAGSTPLERIHPAAVDVMREVGLDLGREFPKPLTDDVVRAADVVITMGCGDACPIYPGKRYEDWELADPADASLDAARRIRDQIDARVRTLLGEILAPVGESAHR; encoded by the coding sequence ATGCCTGACAGGGGAATGCCCGGACTGCTCAGCGCCGATCACGTCCTGCACGGGATCGCCGGTGACCTGACCACGAGGTTCGAGGGCACCTTCACCGCCGAGACCATCGAGCGGTACGTCTTCGAGTCCTACGCAGCGCTGGCGCGCAGCGCGAAGGTCACCGCCCACCTGCCGGCGGTGACCGCCCGGTTCGCCGCCGACCGGCTCACCGCGCTCGCCCAGTCGGAGGGACTGCTCCCGCACGAGGTCCCCGAGGTCCTCTTCGTCTGCGTCCAGAACGCCGGCCGGTCCCAGATGGCTGCCGCGCTGCTGGACCACCATGCCGCGGGACGGGTGCATGTCCGCTCCGCGGGGTCCACGCCCCTCGAGCGGATCCACCCCGCCGCCGTCGACGTCATGAGAGAGGTCGGGCTGGATCTCGGCAGGGAGTTCCCCAAGCCGTTGACCGATGACGTGGTGCGGGCCGCCGACGTGGTGATCACCATGGGCTGCGGCGATGCCTGCCCGATCTACCCCGGCAAGCGCTACGAGGACTGGGAACTGGCCGACCCGGCCGACGCCTCCCTCGACGCGGCCCGCCGGATCCGCGATCAGATCGACGCACGGGTTCGCACTCTGCTGGGCGAGATCCTCGCACCGGTAGGGGAGTCGGCGCACCGTTAG
- a CDS encoding Pr6Pr family membrane protein, protein MTVANDPTRRPGGARNWPSTVVRALVVALVISAEVYLIVVTGDRYIPSNHFSYFTVLSNVFAAVLFAVSLVRPVPDAVRGAAVTFLLLTGVVANTLLLNVDVQTPPYANVVLHMVVPVLVLVDWLIAPPRTRLTAKHLIAWMVIPLAYLVYSLIRGALVDWYPYPFLDPREQGYGMVAVMSVVVAIAFGACAALVIWSGNRLQRRRRDSAGEPAREASQPG, encoded by the coding sequence ATGACGGTCGCGAACGATCCCACCCGCCGGCCCGGAGGCGCCCGGAACTGGCCGAGCACCGTGGTGCGGGCACTCGTCGTGGCATTGGTGATCAGCGCCGAGGTCTACCTGATCGTCGTGACCGGGGACCGGTACATCCCGTCGAACCACTTCAGCTACTTCACCGTGCTCAGCAACGTGTTCGCCGCCGTCCTGTTCGCCGTGTCGCTGGTGCGGCCGGTACCGGACGCCGTCCGCGGCGCGGCCGTGACGTTCCTGCTCCTCACCGGAGTCGTCGCCAACACCCTGCTGCTCAACGTGGATGTGCAGACGCCTCCCTATGCCAACGTCGTGCTGCACATGGTGGTCCCGGTCCTGGTACTGGTGGATTGGCTGATCGCGCCGCCGCGGACCCGCCTGACCGCGAAGCACCTGATCGCCTGGATGGTCATCCCGCTCGCGTACCTCGTCTACAGTCTCATCCGGGGCGCTCTGGTCGACTGGTACCCGTATCCGTTCCTGGACCCACGCGAGCAGGGCTACGGCATGGTCGCGGTCATGAGCGTCGTGGTGGCCATCGCCTTCGGGGCCTGCGCCGCGCTCGTCATCTGGTCCGGCAACCGCCTCCAGCGGCGCCGCCGGGACTCCGCGGGTGAGCCCGCTCGTGAGGCGTCGCAGCCGGGCTGA